In Pedobacter sp. WC2423, the following are encoded in one genomic region:
- a CDS encoding lantibiotic dehydratase, whose translation MSIEIFPHSLVRYAGMNYQAFDSFKLAESKEILQKDHQMKAAKTKLKALICDGLFDLITIQTADVLRQGLINLKRQIFNDKKVNLQKLEELLDLFPADLKLDFQNYMHISQHMETFHQTYSFHYQQLIIEQRRELQRLAMDASLQNGLLLSSPVLLEQLSAYVQKEPASFRQKELRIEFSLLRYLTRMCFKTSPFSTFTYTGIMQLASTRSAIAAPAVKTVKNSLRLNNALFEYLKSILIHHPGVNELLTVKLNKTAVVKAGKIQFLVNFNNIESFQLLPASGLQLLVFNYLNETKESVNVKELANYMACAVEEASDVFIKKYLFKLVAAGLLEAGMETSGIDPQWDHNLLKFFTKLESSEPAVFQIIYLFKQLQQYQLAYMQGDTAKRKLILDYAEKTVADVFQKLQTEAGLPVNADRSISAGAKTSAVNGAFETLNFMPHHFAGRQLFYEDCYTTAQEILEDHCLKDFTAKADQLLNHLLPLDLLKTEREKMSSFFLEHYAAQAQVQLIDFYQAYYFHVKKPEKEKSANSGTVVPEPGNWEKEISKKLAVLTQHKPDMLNLENDFFPESLAVLPPAYYSRGLFVQFYKGKIEQEAENQDGVFGVINSILPGMGKVSGRFLPLFAPDITTDFVKYNGQLYPGIIQAELNDASSFNANIHPSLLTHEIALPGGNKSYQEKQQIPVDELTVSFEQQTGSLKLTHRKQEVYTYDLCLESFYNRSNLYQLMAHFNQENKLSLQPFINLVDACYLDTAQEQAHEIESLPRITYENSVILRRRTWRVKTDSIPVQQPGETAYAYFIRINVWRSQHGIPVTLFLFLRKRSFVIKPAAGPEGKKEGLSDDYKPQFISFEQPLLVEMFKRLLARAGAYVIMEEMLPLVNDIGQSGNHEPVKEYLLQWYKY comes from the coding sequence ATGAGCATAGAGATATTTCCACACTCTTTAGTCAGATACGCAGGGATGAACTACCAGGCTTTTGATTCTTTTAAACTGGCAGAATCGAAAGAGATACTGCAAAAAGATCATCAGATGAAAGCTGCAAAAACAAAGCTTAAAGCATTAATTTGTGATGGGTTATTTGATCTGATTACGATTCAAACAGCTGATGTGCTGAGACAGGGGCTCATTAATCTTAAAAGACAAATCTTTAATGATAAGAAGGTAAATCTACAAAAGCTGGAAGAACTGCTGGACCTGTTTCCCGCAGATCTGAAGCTGGATTTTCAGAACTATATGCACATAAGTCAGCACATGGAGACTTTCCATCAAACCTATTCTTTCCATTATCAGCAACTGATCATTGAACAGCGCAGGGAACTTCAGAGACTGGCCATGGATGCTTCCTTACAAAACGGACTGCTTTTATCCAGTCCTGTTTTACTGGAACAACTATCAGCATATGTACAAAAAGAACCAGCCTCTTTCCGTCAAAAGGAATTGAGAATAGAGTTCAGTTTGCTGCGCTACTTAACAAGGATGTGTTTTAAAACCTCTCCGTTCAGTACTTTTACCTATACTGGAATTATGCAACTGGCCAGTACGCGGTCTGCTATTGCTGCACCAGCGGTTAAAACTGTTAAAAATAGCCTCCGGCTTAACAATGCATTATTTGAATATCTGAAATCTATCCTGATTCATCATCCGGGAGTCAATGAATTGCTGACTGTAAAACTCAATAAAACGGCAGTGGTCAAAGCAGGAAAAATACAATTCCTGGTTAATTTTAATAACATCGAATCCTTTCAGCTGTTACCTGCTTCAGGTCTGCAATTGCTGGTCTTTAATTACCTTAATGAGACTAAAGAATCGGTAAATGTAAAAGAGCTGGCAAATTATATGGCCTGTGCAGTAGAAGAGGCCAGTGATGTATTCATAAAAAAATATCTCTTTAAACTGGTTGCTGCAGGGTTGCTGGAAGCTGGTATGGAGACTTCAGGCATTGATCCGCAATGGGATCACAACCTACTGAAATTCTTTACCAAACTGGAGAGCAGTGAGCCGGCAGTTTTTCAAATTATTTACTTATTTAAACAATTGCAGCAGTATCAGCTGGCTTATATGCAGGGTGATACTGCAAAACGGAAATTAATTCTGGACTACGCAGAAAAAACTGTGGCAGATGTTTTTCAGAAATTACAGACTGAGGCTGGATTACCTGTCAATGCGGATCGGTCTATTTCAGCCGGAGCTAAAACCTCAGCTGTTAACGGGGCTTTTGAAACCTTGAATTTCATGCCGCATCATTTTGCAGGCAGACAGTTATTTTATGAGGACTGTTATACAACTGCTCAGGAAATCCTCGAAGATCATTGTCTTAAAGATTTCACGGCAAAGGCTGATCAGCTTTTGAATCACCTGCTTCCGCTGGATTTACTAAAAACCGAGCGGGAAAAAATGAGCAGCTTTTTTCTGGAACATTATGCTGCTCAGGCACAGGTTCAATTGATTGATTTTTACCAGGCTTATTATTTCCATGTTAAAAAACCTGAAAAGGAGAAGTCGGCAAACTCTGGTACGGTGGTACCGGAGCCCGGTAACTGGGAAAAAGAGATCAGTAAAAAATTAGCTGTACTCACGCAGCATAAACCGGATATGCTAAATCTGGAAAATGATTTTTTTCCGGAATCTTTAGCAGTGCTACCACCTGCTTATTATTCAAGGGGACTTTTCGTGCAGTTTTATAAGGGGAAAATAGAACAGGAAGCAGAAAATCAGGATGGTGTATTTGGGGTGATCAACAGCATCCTGCCGGGAATGGGTAAGGTAAGTGGTCGTTTTTTGCCCTTGTTTGCACCTGATATCACTACAGATTTCGTTAAATACAATGGTCAGCTTTATCCCGGGATAATTCAGGCAGAGCTCAATGATGCTTCAAGTTTTAATGCCAATATTCATCCTTCTTTACTCACCCATGAAATCGCGTTACCTGGTGGAAATAAAAGTTATCAGGAAAAACAGCAGATTCCTGTAGATGAATTAACTGTAAGTTTTGAGCAGCAGACGGGCAGTTTAAAATTAACCCATCGGAAGCAGGAAGTCTATACCTACGATTTATGCCTGGAATCTTTTTATAACCGCTCGAATCTGTACCAGCTTATGGCACATTTTAACCAGGAAAACAAGCTTTCTTTACAGCCATTTATAAATCTTGTGGATGCTTGTTATCTGGATACAGCACAGGAGCAAGCGCACGAGATTGAATCACTGCCGAGAATTACTTATGAAAACTCAGTCATTCTCAGAAGGAGAACCTGGCGTGTAAAAACGGACTCAATACCTGTGCAGCAGCCCGGAGAAACTGCTTATGCTTATTTTATCCGGATCAATGTTTGGCGCAGTCAGCATGGAATCCCTGTTACGTTGTTTTTATTCCTCAGGAAAAGGTCTTTTGTCATTAAACCTGCCGCGGGGCCGGAAGGTAAAAAAGAAGGACTTAGTGATGATTATAAACCCCAGTTTATCTCTTTTGAACAACCCTTATTAGTCGAAATGTTTAAGCGTTTGCTGGCCAGGGCAGGAGCGTATGTGATTATGGAAGAAATGCTTCCTTTAGTTAATGATATAGGACAATCCGGAAATCATGAACCTGTAAAAGAATACTTGCTGCAATGGTATAAATACTAA